A portion of the Clostridiisalibacter paucivorans DSM 22131 genome contains these proteins:
- a CDS encoding FAD:protein FMN transferase — protein MYHKKNCLLIILFVFIVFNIAACSNTSDNDELTETQSKNAFALGTEINIKIYDNPSEDIFKKALERVYEIEKKMSINMPKSEIININQNAGKEYIPVSDDTFKVIQRGKYYSELSSGHFDISIGSLVKIWNIGTENAEVPDKIDIQDRLNLIDYNSILLDEKNKSVMLKNDGMVIDLGGIAKGYAADEVSKILKENDVNHAIINLGGNVFALGNKIDGTPWRIGIQDPFNPRGSFIGVIEVEDKAIVTSGIYERFFEQDGKRYHHILSPFTGYPVDNNLASVSIISGNSMDADALSTSLFSLGLKDGLDLCESLNNIEAIFITKDKEVYTSSGLKDNFSIENNEFKLIK, from the coding sequence ATGTATCACAAAAAAAATTGTTTATTAATAATCTTATTTGTTTTTATAGTGTTTAATATAGCAGCCTGTAGTAATACATCTGATAACGATGAATTGACAGAAACCCAATCCAAAAATGCCTTTGCATTAGGTACAGAAATAAATATAAAGATTTATGATAATCCTTCTGAAGATATTTTTAAAAAGGCCCTAGAAAGAGTCTACGAAATAGAAAAAAAAATGAGTATAAATATGCCCAAAAGCGAAATTATAAATATAAATCAGAATGCGGGCAAGGAATATATACCTGTTTCAGATGATACTTTTAAGGTAATACAAAGGGGGAAATATTATTCTGAACTGTCATCTGGTCACTTTGATATATCCATAGGTTCATTGGTAAAAATATGGAATATCGGCACAGAAAATGCTGAAGTTCCTGATAAAATAGATATACAAGACAGACTAAATCTAATTGATTACAATAGTATATTATTAGACGAAAAAAATAAATCTGTAATGCTTAAGAATGATGGAATGGTCATAGATTTAGGTGGCATAGCTAAAGGATATGCTGCCGATGAAGTCTCTAAAATCTTAAAAGAAAACGATGTGAATCATGCCATTATAAATCTAGGTGGAAATGTTTTTGCCCTTGGAAATAAAATTGATGGTACTCCTTGGAGAATAGGCATTCAAGATCCCTTTAATCCCCGTGGAAGTTTTATAGGTGTAATAGAAGTTGAAGATAAAGCTATCGTTACATCGGGTATATATGAAAGGTTTTTTGAACAAGATGGAAAGAGATACCATCATATTTTAAGTCCCTTTACTGGCTATCCTGTTGATAATAATCTTGCCAGTGTATCCATAATTTCTGGAAATTCTATGGATGCCGATGCCCTTTCCACCAGTCTATTCTCTTTGGGATTAAAAGATGGACTTGATTTATGTGAGTCTTTGAACAATATTGAAGCCATTTTTATTACTAAAGATAAAGAAGTTTATACTTCTTCAGGTCTTAAAGACAATTTTTCTATTGAAAATAACGAATTCAAACTTATAAAATAA
- a CDS encoding energy-coupling factor transporter transmembrane component T family protein, with protein sequence MLKDITIGQYFPGDSVVHKLDPRIKIIVTFVFIISLFFINTFIPYIFVFGFIFSAIMISKVPPKFIFKGLKPLVIIIAITFFINVFMTKGEILFEIGPLDVTKEGLFQATFMALRLVLLIIGTSLLTLTTSPIALTDGIERLLNPFKRIGVPAHELAMMMTIALRFIPTLLEETDKIMKAQMARGADFESGNILSRAKNLVPLLVPLFISAFRRADELAMAMEARCYRGGENRTRMRQLSLQTRDFVVLSMTIVLLGIIIYFRYFA encoded by the coding sequence ATGCTTAAAGATATAACTATTGGACAATATTTTCCAGGGGATTCAGTTGTACATAAGCTGGACCCAAGGATAAAAATAATTGTAACATTTGTATTTATAATTTCATTGTTCTTTATTAATACCTTTATCCCTTATATTTTTGTCTTTGGATTTATTTTTTCTGCTATTATGATATCAAAGGTACCCCCTAAATTTATATTTAAAGGATTGAAACCATTAGTAATAATAATAGCTATCACCTTTTTTATAAATGTATTTATGACTAAAGGAGAAATACTATTTGAAATTGGACCACTGGATGTAACTAAAGAAGGTCTATTTCAAGCTACATTTATGGCGTTAAGGCTTGTATTGCTTATAATAGGGACTTCTCTATTGACTCTTACCACATCACCAATAGCCCTTACAGACGGCATAGAAAGGCTGTTAAATCCATTTAAAAGGATTGGAGTGCCAGCCCATGAGTTGGCTATGATGATGACAATAGCATTGAGATTCATACCTACTCTTTTAGAAGAAACAGACAAAATAATGAAGGCACAAATGGCTAGAGGAGCAGATTTTGAAAGTGGAAATATACTTAGTAGAGCAAAAAATCTAGTACCTTTGTTAGTCCCATTATTTATAAGTGCCTTTAGAAGGGCAGATGAGTTGGCAATGGCAATGGAAGCCAGATGCTATAGAGGAGGAGAGAACCGTACTAGGATGAGACAATTATCATTACAAACAAGAGACTTTGTAGTATTGTCTATGACTATTGTTTTATTAGGCATAATTATATATTTTAGGTATTTTGCATAG
- a CDS encoding DNA-directed RNA polymerase subunit alpha, whose product MIEIEKPKIEILELSEDNTYGKFVVEPLERGYATTLGNSLRRILLSSLPGAAVSSIKIQGVLHEFSTIPGVLEDVTEIILNIKDISAKMHTDETVTLIIDAEGPGEVKAGDIQTGVDVEILNKDLHIATIEEGGKLYMELEMVKGRGYVPAERNKKEDQTIGIVPIDSIFTPVKKVNFHVDNTRVGQLTDYHKLTLEILTDGTIKPDEAASLGAKIFNEHLNLFISLTDHVSDVEIMVEKEEDKKEKVLEMTIEELDLSVRSYNCLKRAGINTVDELAQKTEEDMMKVRNLGKKSLEEVQKKLDELGLSLKKSEE is encoded by the coding sequence ATGATTGAAATTGAAAAACCCAAGATAGAGATATTAGAGTTAAGTGAAGACAATACCTATGGTAAATTTGTAGTAGAGCCTCTAGAAAGAGGTTATGCTACAACATTGGGAAATTCTCTTAGAAGAATATTGTTGTCATCTCTGCCTGGGGCAGCAGTGTCTTCTATAAAGATCCAAGGTGTTTTACATGAGTTCTCAACAATACCTGGAGTACTAGAAGATGTGACAGAGATTATACTAAATATAAAAGATATATCTGCAAAGATGCATACAGATGAGACTGTAACTTTAATAATAGATGCTGAAGGTCCAGGAGAAGTTAAAGCTGGAGATATTCAAACAGGTGTAGATGTTGAGATATTGAATAAGGATTTGCACATAGCTACAATTGAAGAGGGCGGCAAACTGTATATGGAGCTTGAGATGGTAAAAGGTAGGGGCTATGTACCTGCAGAAAGAAATAAGAAGGAAGATCAAACTATAGGTATAGTTCCTATAGATTCCATATTTACTCCAGTAAAAAAGGTTAATTTCCATGTTGATAATACTAGAGTAGGTCAACTTACTGACTATCATAAATTAACTCTAGAAATATTGACTGATGGAACTATTAAACCAGATGAAGCTGCGTCTTTAGGAGCAAAGATATTTAATGAGCATCTAAATCTATTTATATCCCTTACTGATCATGTAAGTGATGTTGAGATAATGGTTGAAAAAGAAGAAGATAAAAAAGAAAAAGTATTAGAAATGACTATAGAGGAATTAGACTTATCTGTAAGGTCTTATAACTGCTTAAAAAGGGCAGGCATTAATACTGTTGATGAATTAGCCCAAAAGACAGAAGAAGATATGATGAAAGTAAGGAACCTAGGAAAGAAATCCCTTGAAGAGGTTCAGAAAAAACTTGATGAATTGGGATTAAGTCTTAAGAAAAGTGAAGAATAA
- the rpsI gene encoding 30S ribosomal protein S9, translating to MAKVQYYGTGRRKKAIARVRLVPGTGDVKINNRTIDEFFNYETLKVKVKEPLVITDTLDKYDVIVNVNGGGYTGQAGAIRLGISRALLKADAELRGVLKKAGMLTRDPRMTERKKYGLKKARRAPQFSKR from the coding sequence GTGGCTAAAGTTCAATATTATGGTACAGGAAGAAGAAAAAAAGCAATAGCTAGAGTTAGATTAGTTCCAGGTACTGGTGATGTTAAAATAAATAATAGAACTATCGATGAATTCTTTAACTATGAAACATTAAAGGTTAAAGTAAAGGAACCATTAGTGATAACTGATACTTTGGATAAATATGATGTTATTGTTAATGTGAACGGTGGTGGATATACAGGTCAAGCTGGAGCTATAAGACTTGGTATATCAAGGGCATTATTAAAGGCCGATGCAGAGCTTAGAGGAGTACTTAAAAAAGCAGGTATGTTGACAAGAGACCCAAGAATGACCGAAAGAAAGAAATATGGTTTGAAGAAAGCAAGAAGGGCACCTCAGTTCTCAAAAAGATAA
- the rplM gene encoding 50S ribosomal protein L13, translating to MKSFVAKPQEIERKWYVIDAEGKTLGRLATEIAKLLRGKHKPIYTPHVDTGDYVIVLNAEKVSVTGKKAQQKLYRHHSLHPGGLKEVSFKRMISEKPERVIELAVKGMLPKNSLGRAMFKKLKVYRGGEHDHEAQKPEVYEI from the coding sequence ATGAAAAGCTTTGTAGCAAAGCCTCAAGAAATTGAGAGAAAATGGTATGTTATAGATGCAGAAGGAAAGACATTGGGAAGGCTTGCCACAGAAATAGCAAAGTTGTTAAGAGGTAAGCATAAACCTATATATACACCTCATGTAGATACTGGAGATTACGTTATAGTATTGAATGCAGAGAAGGTATCAGTTACAGGAAAAAAAGCTCAACAAAAGTTATATAGACACCATTCTTTACATCCAGGTGGATTAAAAGAAGTTTCTTTTAAAAGGATGATATCTGAAAAACCAGAAAGAGTTATAGAGTTAGCGGTAAAAGGTATGCTACCAAAAAACAGCTTAGGTAGAGCAATGTTTAAGAAATTAAAGGTTTATAGAGGCGGAGAACATGATCATGAAGCCCAAAAACCTGAAGTTTATGAGATATAG
- a CDS encoding cation:proton antiporter: MLFYNKLERIDIMALSLGTIIILGLSFNKLFNKLRLPGLLGMLFLGIIIGPYGLNFLSKDILLISSDLRTIALIIILLRAGLGIERDSLKKVGPSAIKMSFIPGLLEGLTITFLASYLFKLSKVEAGMLGFIIAAVSPAVVVPQMLNLLDQKLGTKKGIPTLILAGASIDDVVAITIFTTFLGLYGGKNINVFTKILQIPLSILLGLILGTIAGILIVYMFKKFHIRDTKKTLILIAIAILFTSLEEFLKNFIPIASLLGVMTIGFVILERYPIVADRLSSKLNKIWVFAELLLFVLVGAQVNIHLAADSGLLGLFIIFIGLLARSIGVLISITGTDFNLKEKLFCVIAYTPKATVQAAIGAVPLAAGVQSGDLILAIAVLSIIITAPLGAMGIKLSGQKWLKA; this comes from the coding sequence TTGCTTTTTTATAACAAATTAGAAAGGATTGATATAATGGCTCTAAGTTTAGGAACAATTATTATTCTAGGTTTATCCTTTAACAAACTATTTAACAAATTACGATTACCAGGACTTTTAGGGATGTTATTTCTTGGTATTATTATTGGTCCCTATGGTCTAAACTTTCTAAGTAAAGACATACTACTTATATCCTCTGATTTACGCACAATAGCATTGATTATTATTCTGTTAAGAGCAGGATTAGGTATAGAAAGAGATTCTTTGAAAAAAGTTGGACCCTCAGCTATAAAGATGAGTTTCATACCTGGATTATTAGAAGGGCTAACTATAACTTTTTTAGCATCTTACCTATTCAAACTCTCTAAAGTGGAAGCTGGAATGCTTGGATTTATAATAGCAGCTGTATCTCCAGCTGTTGTTGTTCCACAGATGTTAAATCTTTTGGATCAAAAATTAGGGACTAAAAAAGGTATCCCCACTTTAATATTAGCCGGTGCATCCATTGATGATGTAGTTGCTATTACAATATTTACAACATTTTTAGGTCTATATGGTGGTAAAAACATAAATGTATTTACTAAAATTTTACAAATACCATTATCTATATTATTAGGACTAATTTTAGGAACTATTGCTGGTATATTAATAGTGTATATGTTTAAAAAATTCCATATAAGAGACACTAAAAAAACCCTTATTTTAATAGCCATTGCCATCTTATTTACAAGTTTAGAAGAATTCTTAAAGAATTTCATACCCATTGCCAGTCTCCTTGGCGTAATGACTATAGGATTTGTAATACTAGAAAGATATCCTATAGTGGCTGATAGGTTGTCCAGTAAATTAAATAAGATATGGGTATTTGCAGAATTACTACTATTTGTATTGGTAGGGGCTCAAGTCAATATACACTTAGCAGCGGATTCAGGATTATTGGGACTCTTTATTATATTTATTGGGCTATTGGCTAGATCAATAGGGGTGTTGATTTCTATTACAGGAACAGACTTCAATTTAAAAGAAAAGCTATTTTGTGTCATAGCATATACCCCAAAGGCCACCGTCCAAGCTGCCATTGGTGCTGTACCTTTAGCTGCTGGAGTCCAATCTGGTGACTTAATATTAGCTATAGCAGTCCTATCAATTATCATAACAGCTCCACTGGGTGCTATGGGGATAAAATTATCAGGACAAAAATGGTTGAAGGCATAA
- the truA gene encoding tRNA pseudouridine(38-40) synthase TruA, producing the protein MRNIKIIIEYDGTKFNGWQSQPNCRTVQGVLERAINKLTDENIKIIGAGRTDGGVHAKGQAANFITNSSIPGDRFFMALNSVLPNDISIVNSEEVDLDFHSRYNAKGKIYEYIIYNSRIRSPIYRNYSWHVPLKLDIKSMRSALKYFKGTHDFRGFMSSGSNVKDTVRTIYDIEISSFAKFIKVKISGNGFLYNMVRIIIGTLVDVGQKNIYVEDIKDIIKSKQRENAGKTAKPQGLYLKEVFY; encoded by the coding sequence ATGAGAAATATAAAGATTATCATTGAATACGATGGAACTAAATTTAATGGTTGGCAATCTCAACCAAACTGTAGGACAGTACAGGGAGTATTGGAAAGGGCTATAAATAAGCTCACTGATGAAAATATAAAGATAATTGGTGCAGGAAGAACTGATGGTGGAGTACATGCTAAGGGCCAGGCGGCTAATTTTATTACTAATTCCAGTATACCAGGAGATAGGTTTTTCATGGCATTAAATTCAGTACTACCCAATGATATATCTATTGTAAATTCTGAGGAAGTGGATTTAGATTTCCATTCTAGATATAATGCAAAGGGAAAAATATATGAATATATAATATATAATAGTAGAATCAGAAGTCCAATATACAGAAATTATAGTTGGCATGTTCCACTTAAGTTGGATATAAAAAGTATGAGATCAGCGTTAAAATACTTTAAAGGGACCCATGATTTTAGAGGCTTCATGTCATCGGGAAGTAATGTAAAGGATACGGTTAGGACTATATATGATATAGAAATTTCTTCCTTTGCTAAATTTATAAAGGTAAAAATTAGTGGAAATGGTTTCTTATATAATATGGTTAGGATAATAATAGGTACATTGGTGGATGTAGGCCAAAAGAATATATATGTTGAAGATATAAAAGATATAATAAAGTCTAAACAAAGAGAGAATGCAGGTAAAACTGCAAAACCTCAAGGATTATATTTGAAAGAAGTCTTTTATTGA
- a CDS encoding energy-coupling factor transporter ATPase: MSIKTEGLTHIYSAGSPFEKRALDDVNIDIESGEFVGLIGHTGSGKSTLIQHLNGLLKPTSGKIIIDGLDITAKGIKMKTIREKVGLVFQYPEHQLFEETVYKDVAFGPKNLGLSDEEVKDRVKEAMELVGLDFEMVNDRSPFELSGGQRRRVAIAGVLAMKPSILILDEPTAGLDPKGRDDILGQINNLYRKNKTTIVLVSHSMEDIAKLVNKVIVMHRGKVTMTGAPREIFKNVEDLERMGLGVPQITYVMRELKKRGKNIRDDVITVDEAKEEILKYLRRNDHA; the protein is encoded by the coding sequence ATGAGTATAAAAACAGAAGGATTAACCCATATATATAGTGCAGGAAGCCCCTTTGAGAAAAGGGCGTTGGATGATGTAAATATAGATATTGAATCAGGAGAATTTGTTGGCCTAATTGGACATACGGGTTCAGGAAAATCTACATTGATACAACATCTAAATGGACTTTTGAAACCTACATCTGGAAAAATAATAATAGACGGGTTGGATATAACTGCAAAAGGGATTAAAATGAAGACCATAAGAGAGAAGGTTGGACTAGTATTTCAATATCCTGAGCATCAACTATTTGAAGAAACTGTATATAAAGATGTAGCATTTGGTCCTAAAAATTTAGGATTGTCTGATGAAGAAGTTAAAGACAGAGTGAAAGAGGCAATGGAACTGGTAGGATTAGATTTTGAGATGGTAAATGATAGATCACCATTTGAACTCAGTGGTGGCCAACGGAGAAGGGTAGCCATAGCAGGAGTATTGGCTATGAAACCAAGTATATTAATCCTAGATGAACCTACTGCTGGATTAGATCCCAAGGGCAGAGATGATATCTTAGGGCAGATAAATAATCTGTATAGGAAAAATAAGACTACTATAGTACTTGTATCTCACAGTATGGAAGATATAGCAAAGCTTGTGAACAAGGTTATAGTAATGCATAGGGGAAAAGTAACTATGACAGGAGCACCACGGGAGATTTTTAAGAATGTTGAGGATTTAGAAAGAATGGGATTGGGTGTACCACAGATAACATATGTTATGAGGGAATTAAAGAAAAGGGGTAAAAATATAAGGGATGATGTTATTACTGTAGATGAAGCAAAAGAGGAAATATTAAAATATTTGAGGAGAAATGACCATGCTTAA
- the dcd gene encoding dCTP deaminase: MILSGKEIKKNLNDNIKIQPFNEKQLNPNSYNLTLHDELLVYENDILDMKKENKAKRIKIPNEGIILQPGKLYLGRTVEYTETERFVPMLEGRSSIGRLGLFIHVTAGFGDVGFSGYWTLEIFCVQPIKIYPNVEICQIYYHTIEGDYNKYCSGKYQNNKDIQPSMLYKDFKRD; this comes from the coding sequence ATGATCTTATCAGGAAAAGAAATCAAAAAAAATTTAAACGATAATATAAAGATACAACCCTTTAATGAGAAACAATTAAATCCCAATAGTTATAATCTCACGCTCCACGATGAATTATTAGTATATGAAAATGATATATTGGATATGAAAAAAGAAAATAAAGCTAAACGTATTAAGATACCTAATGAAGGTATTATACTTCAGCCTGGAAAATTATATTTAGGTAGAACAGTTGAATATACCGAGACTGAGAGATTTGTACCTATGTTGGAAGGCAGGTCTTCTATAGGTAGATTGGGTCTATTTATACATGTTACTGCTGGTTTTGGGGATGTGGGATTTAGTGGATATTGGACTTTAGAAATATTTTGTGTACAACCTATAAAGATATATCCAAATGTGGAAATTTGTCAAATATACTATCATACTATAGAAGGGGATTACAATAAATATTGTAGTGGAAAATATCAAAATAATAAAGATATCCAACCTAGTATGTTATATAAGGACTTTAAAAGAGATTAA
- a CDS encoding energy-coupling factor transporter ATPase translates to MNKDIMIKIDNVTYEYTNNENEKQAALKDVNLEIKKGQFVVILGHNGSGKSTLAKHINALLLPTKGNVYVDGMDTSNPEDIWNIRQTAGMVFQNPDNQLVATIVEEDVAFGPENQGIAPSEIRKRVDASLEAVEMEAYKKHAPHLLSGGQKQRIAIAGVLAMNPQCIVLDEPTAMLDPSGRKEVMNTIMKLNKLEKKTIVHITHYMDEAVNADRIIIMAGGRAVLEGTPKEVFSKVNIMKKYGLDIPQVTELAFKLNQEGIDIPIDILTVEEMVGLI, encoded by the coding sequence ATGAATAAAGATATAATGATAAAAATAGATAATGTGACTTATGAATATACAAATAATGAAAATGAGAAGCAGGCAGCATTAAAGGATGTAAATTTGGAGATAAAAAAGGGACAATTTGTAGTAATTTTAGGTCATAACGGTTCTGGTAAATCCACCCTTGCTAAGCATATAAATGCATTATTATTACCAACGAAGGGTAATGTATATGTAGATGGCATGGATACTAGCAATCCTGAAGATATATGGAATATTAGACAGACTGCTGGAATGGTTTTTCAGAATCCAGATAACCAATTAGTTGCTACCATAGTAGAAGAAGATGTAGCATTTGGCCCAGAAAATCAAGGTATTGCTCCTTCAGAGATAAGGAAAAGAGTAGATGCTTCATTGGAAGCAGTAGAAATGGAAGCATATAAAAAACATGCCCCCCATCTACTATCTGGTGGTCAAAAACAGAGAATTGCAATAGCTGGAGTATTAGCAATGAATCCACAGTGTATAGTATTGGATGAGCCTACTGCTATGCTAGATCCATCGGGTAGAAAAGAAGTAATGAATACTATTATGAAGCTAAATAAATTAGAAAAAAAGACTATTGTACACATAACCCATTATATGGATGAGGCAGTAAATGCCGATAGAATAATTATAATGGCGGGTGGAAGGGCTGTATTGGAAGGCACTCCAAAAGAAGTATTTAGTAAGGTAAATATAATGAAAAAATATGGATTAGATATACCTCAAGTTACAGAGTTGGCATTTAAGCTAAATCAAGAGGGTATAGACATTCCTATTGATATCTTGACAGTAGAAGAAATGGTGGGATTAATATGA
- the rplQ gene encoding 50S ribosomal protein L17: protein MAKLRKLGRTTDHRTAMLRNLVTSLLKDGKIETTVTRAKETRRMAEKMVTLGKRGDLHARRQALSYIYDETVVKKLFDEIAPNYADRNGGYTKILKLGPRRGDGSEMVILKLV, encoded by the coding sequence ATGGCTAAACTAAGAAAGCTGGGACGAACTACGGACCACAGAACTGCAATGCTAAGAAACCTTGTAACAAGTTTGTTGAAGGATGGAAAGATTGAAACTACTGTTACAAGAGCAAAAGAGACTAGAAGAATGGCTGAAAAGATGGTCACACTAGGAAAAAGAGGAGACCTACATGCTAGACGACAAGCCCTTTCTTATATATATGATGAAACAGTAGTAAAAAAGCTGTTTGATGAGATTGCTCCAAATTATGCGGACAGAAATGGCGGATATACTAAAATATTAAAATTAGGACCTCGTAGAGGCGATGGAAGCGAAATGGTGATACTAAAGTTAGTTTAA
- the cwlD gene encoding N-acetylmuramoyl-L-alanine amidase CwlD, which produces MKVFIMKKRHMVLILFLLVILIGAVICIRRSRLKVSGVYLPVSNKIIAIDPGHGGFDPGAMDRKGNQEDDINLEISLKLKKLIEQSGGVAIITRIEDKGLDTEKSKTYNQKKNEDLRNRRILINESEPHILISIHLNSFPQSKYYGAQTFYKKGCEKSKYLAKIIQQELVNVLDENNKRKPQSRDNIYLIRETDAPAVLIECGFLSNEREAELLNSSEYQDKVAWAIYIGTIRYFNEYVD; this is translated from the coding sequence GTGAAAGTTTTTATAATGAAAAAAAGACATATGGTTTTAATTTTATTTTTATTGGTGATACTGATAGGGGCAGTCATATGTATTCGCAGAAGTAGGTTAAAGGTATCGGGGGTATATTTACCTGTTTCCAATAAGATTATAGCTATTGATCCTGGTCATGGAGGTTTTGATCCTGGAGCAATGGATAGAAAGGGAAATCAGGAAGATGATATAAATCTAGAAATTAGTTTGAAATTGAAAAAGTTAATTGAACAAAGTGGTGGAGTAGCTATAATTACTAGAATAGAGGACAAAGGATTAGATACAGAAAAGTCTAAGACATATAATCAAAAAAAGAATGAAGATTTGAGAAATAGGAGGATACTTATAAATGAAAGTGAACCACATATATTAATAAGTATACATTTAAATAGTTTTCCACAATCTAAATACTATGGAGCTCAAACTTTTTATAAAAAAGGGTGTGAAAAAAGTAAATATTTAGCGAAAATAATACAACAGGAATTAGTAAATGTATTAGATGAAAATAATAAGAGAAAGCCCCAATCTAGAGACAATATATATCTAATTAGAGAAACAGATGCACCAGCAGTTCTTATTGAATGTGGATTTTTATCTAATGAAAGAGAAGCTGAATTGTTAAATTCTTCTGAGTATCAAGACAAAGTTGCATGGGCCATATACATAGGGACTATAAGGTATTTCAATGAATATGTGGATTAA
- the cls gene encoding cardiolipin synthase, whose translation MLKNKRIIICLIIILFLLNCVIAYSITYDNIFSKDEVIKAKDNSDNILKVILKKIRDFLGVIFTLYTVFIAIVIFMENNNPEKTISWLLVLFLVPVLGFILYLFLGQNIRKKNIFKKKENISAKTLEDTAEIQLQAVKEDEVFASDKDMIKRRMISLILNNSKAPVTINNKCKVLTNGKQKFQEVIEELNKAKDHIHLEYFIIKNDNIGNKIKDILIRKAKEGVIVRVIYDSVGSWRIGRKYINDLKEAGVQVAPFLKVFLPGLSRELNYRNHRKIIVIDGKIGFIGGINIGDEYLGRDKKLGFWRDTHLKIMGESVFELQIIFMNDWYFCTKEDLEDVRYFPKIEYYGEQLIQISPSGPDTKWDTIMQAYFSVIASANEKVWITTPYLVPDDSIKMALKTAALSGIDVRIIIPEKADHITAYWGSRANIEELLKAGVKIYSYTKGFIHSKVLVVDNLIASVGTANMDIRSFLINFEVNAFLYDEDIINRLEKDFIMDFNDSEEIVLEDYLKRPFTNKIMESVGRILSPLL comes from the coding sequence ATGTTAAAAAACAAAAGGATAATAATTTGTTTGATAATAATACTTTTTCTATTGAATTGTGTTATAGCTTATAGTATTACATATGATAATATTTTCTCTAAAGATGAGGTGATAAAGGCAAAAGATAATAGTGATAATATACTAAAAGTTATATTAAAAAAGATTAGGGATTTTTTAGGTGTAATATTTACATTATATACAGTCTTTATAGCTATAGTTATTTTTATGGAAAATAATAATCCTGAAAAGACTATATCTTGGTTATTGGTACTATTTTTAGTTCCAGTACTGGGATTTATACTTTATTTATTTTTAGGTCAAAATATTAGAAAAAAAAATATATTTAAGAAAAAAGAAAATATTAGTGCGAAAACATTAGAAGATACAGCAGAGATTCAACTTCAAGCAGTAAAGGAAGATGAAGTATTTGCCAGTGATAAGGATATGATAAAACGAAGAATGATCAGTCTTATATTAAATAATTCCAAAGCCCCTGTTACTATTAATAATAAATGTAAAGTACTTACAAATGGAAAACAAAAATTTCAAGAGGTCATAGAAGAATTAAATAAAGCTAAAGACCATATACATTTAGAATATTTTATTATTAAAAATGATAATATAGGAAATAAGATAAAGGATATATTAATAAGAAAGGCCAAAGAAGGGGTCATTGTAAGGGTGATATATGATAGTGTTGGCAGTTGGAGGATTGGCAGAAAGTATATAAACGATTTAAAGGAAGCAGGTGTGCAGGTGGCACCGTTTTTAAAGGTTTTTTTGCCAGGATTAAGTAGAGAATTAAATTATAGAAACCATAGAAAAATAATTGTGATAGATGGTAAAATAGGATTTATAGGTGGAATAAATATTGGAGATGAGTATTTAGGTAGAGATAAAAAATTAGGATTTTGGAGAGATACCCATTTGAAGATAATGGGAGAATCAGTGTTTGAGCTTCAAATAATATTTATGAATGATTGGTATTTTTGTACTAAGGAAGATTTAGAGGATGTACGATACTTTCCTAAAATAGAATATTATGGGGAACAACTTATACAGATATCTCCTAGTGGTCCAGATACTAAATGGGATACTATAATGCAGGCATATTTTTCAGTTATAGCCAGTGCAAATGAAAAGGTATGGATAACTACTCCATATTTAGTACCTGACGATTCTATAAAGATGGCCTTAAAAACAGCAGCATTAAGTGGAATAGATGTGAGGATAATAATACCTGAAAAGGCTGATCATATAACTGCATACTGGGGTTCAAGGGCAAATATAGAGGAGTTGTTAAAGGCAGGAGTCAAGATATATAGTTATACTAAGGGATTTATTCATTCAAAGGTATTGGTGGTAGATAATCTCATAGCTTCTGTTGGGACTGCCAATATGGATATAAGAAGTTTTTTAATAAATTTTGAAGTGAATGCATTTTTATATGATGAGGATATAATAAATAGACTTGAAAAAGATTTTATAATGGATTTTAATGATAGTGAAGAAATAGTATTAGAGGACTACCTAAAGAGACCATTTACAAATAAAATTATGGAATCAGTAGGTAGAATACTATCTCCATTATTATAA